ATCACGGTCGGATAATCGCGGGACAAGACCGCCTCGAAGCCCAGATTGCCCATGCCCGGGATCGAAAAGATCTGCTCCACGATGACGCTCCCGCCGATCATCGCGGGGAGGAGCGTGCCCACCAGCGTGATGAACGGGATGAGGGCGTTCCGGAGGGCGTGCTTGAAGACGACCGTCCGCTCCGGAACCCCCTTGGCGCGCGCCGTCCGGATGTAGTCCTGGCGGATCACCTCCAGGATCTGGGCCCGGGAGAACCGCGAGAGAAAGGCGAGCCCCCCATACGTCAAGACGGTCACCGGAAGGACGAGGTGCCAGACCACGTCCCCGATCCGGCCCCACCACGGGAGCTGTCCGTGCCCGATGGCGGTGAGCCCCACGATGGGGAAGAGATCCAGGTAATCGCCTCCGCCCAAATAAATGATGAGAAGCATGGCGACCCAGAAGGACGGGAGCGAGTACAGGAGAAAAAGACCGAGCGTCATCACGCGGTCCCAAAGGCTCGACGGATGCAAGGCGGAGTAGATCCCCAACGGGACCGAGATGAGATAGACGATGAGGATCGAGAGGACGTTCAGAAGGAGCGTCACGGGCAGGGCGTCCTTGATCTTGTCCAGGACCGGCCGGTGGTCCTTGTAGGAGTCCCCGAAGTCGAGCGTCACGATCCGCTTGAGCCAGCGCCCGTACTGGACGTGGAACGGCTGGTCGAGGCCGTAGAGTTTTTTCGTCGCCTCGATGACCTCCCGCGACACCGACTCCGCCTTGATCCCCTCCCCGCCCAGCTGCTGGATCTTGAGGGAGACGGGATTGCCGGGCGCGAGCTGGATGATGAGGAACGTGACGAGCGTGATCCCCAGGAAGGTCGGGATGATGAGCAAGAACCGTTTAAGAAGATAAGTCGTCATGGCTCGGCGACAAACCCCTTATTCACCTTCCACTCCAGCGTGTCCATCCCCGCCGGGTAGACCTTCACGTTTTCGAAACGCTTGTGCAGGGCCACGAGGTTCGGGCTGCTGAAGAGAAAGGTGTAGGGCTGGGACTCCGCGATGATCGCGTGGAGGCGCCGGTACATCGCCTCCCGCTTGTCCCGGTCGAACTCGACCCGGCCCTCCTCGATCAGGCGGTCCGCTTCTTCGTTTTGGAACCCCACGAAGTTGGACCCCTTCTCCGTCTGGGTGGAATGCCAGACTTGATAAGGGTCCTGGTCGATGCCGAAGGTCCAGGAGAGGGTCACCGCGTCGAACTGACGATCGTCCAGGTTCTTGATGAACACGGCCCATTCGATCTTTCGGATCTCCATGTCGATCCCGACCTTCTTCAGGTCTTCCTTCAAGATGCTCGCGAGCCGCTCGGCGAACCGCCGCCCGGAGGGGATCAGGAACTCGAACCGGAACGCCCTGCCGTCCTTGTCCAGAAGTCCGTCCCCGTCGGTGTCTTTCCATCCGGCCCCGGCGAGGAGTTTTCTCGCGGCCTCCGGATCATAAGGAAGGGGCGAAATGGCCTGGTCGTAGGATTTCGACTCAAAATAAAAAGGGCCGGAGACGACGCGGCCCAGCCCGAAATTGAGCTCCTCCAAAATGGCGTACCGGTTGACCAGCATCGTCATCGCCTTTCGGACGCGCGCGTCGGAAAAGAACGGGCGCCGCATGTTCCAGCCGATGAAGCTGTAGCTCGGCGTATAGAACTGGTACTTGTTGAAGAGCTTCTTGAAATGCGGCGTGTCCGTCTGCCTCACCCACTGGATGGGCCGGAGTCCCGCGAAGTCGAGCTCGCCCTTCTTCAAGATCTGCAGGGCCACCGTGTCTTCGGCGACGATCTCGAAGCTGATCTTCTTGATGTCCGGCACTTTCGCGATTTCCGGGCCCACGGAACGGCCCCAATATTCCTCGTTCCGCTCGAGAACGATCTTCTTGCCGGTCTCCCAGGAGACGAATTTGTAAGGGCCGTTGCCCACCGGGGCGCGATTCAGATGATGTTTGTTAAAGTCCTCGCCGTTGTCGAAGAGATGCTTGGGAACGATCGGAATCCCGCCGGAGAATTCGAGGGCCAGAAAATACGGCTTCTTGTAGGTGAAGCGGACCGTGAGGTCGTCGATCTTCTCGACCTTTTCGAGGTCCTGGTAATAGACGCGCAGGTGCGGGGCGTCGACCTTCGGGTCCATGATGCGTTCGTAGGAGTAGACGACGTCGTCCGCTGTGACCGGATGACCGTCCTGCCAACGGATGCCGGGCCTGATGTAGAACGTAAACTTGAGCTTGTCGGGCGAGACCTCCCAGCGCTCGGCCATCTTGGGCTTCCACTCGAGCGTCTGGTTGTCGCGCTCGATCAGCGAGTCGTAGAGGAAGCCCTCGATCCGCGAGGCGTAGGCGTCGGTCGAGGTGATGGGGTTCAGCAGGTCCGGCTCGGCGCCCAGGTGCCAGACGAGGGTCTCGGGGTCCTTGGGCACCGTCACGGCACAGGCGCCGAAGCCGATCAGGATGACAAAAATGTTAATCCGAAACAGGTTCCGCATCTTTGGGTATCTTCAATTCAAACAGTTTCGCGTCGATCTTCGGATTGATCTCGATCTCCTTGAAACCGACCTCGATCCGGGCCTTGGGAGCGCCCGCCGCCGTCTCCCAGAACCGCGCGGTCATCCGGTCGGCGAACCAGAACGGGCGGTCCTCATGCACATAGGCCGTAAACGCCACGCGGTAAACGGGCCGGTCCCGCCCGTCCGTCACCGTGTACTCGAGGGGGAGGCAACTGCCGTCCTGACACTCCACGATGGCCGTCAGGCCGCCGCCCGTGACGACGTAGCGCCCGCCCTTCCCCATGCGGACGATCAACCCATCATCGCCGCCTCCGAGCGGCACTTCACCGAGGAGGATTCCGACGACCGTCTCCGGAGGAAGACCCACCAGAAGATAACGTCCGAAGGTCTCGGGTGTGGCCGCGCCCTCGAAGTAACGCCGGTCCACGGGCCAAACGATCCTCAGCGTCCGGCCGTCGGTGGCCATCTGCGACTGATACAGCCCGAAGTCGGCCAATCCGTCGATCCGCAACCGGTCCGGTCCCTGCACCGCAAAGGCCGTCTCGCCGCGCGTTCCAAAAAGCGCAGACCCGTAGCGAACCGTCGCCAAGCCCCTGAGCGAATGGAGCGACTCGTTCCGCTCGCGCAGGGAGGCCAGGACCCGGGTGCGAACGTCTTCGGACACGGGTCCGCCGCGCGGGACGGCGCCGCGCGTGCCCGCGCATCCGCTCCAGCAGAGGACCAGCAGCGGCAGCCACGCCCAGCGCTTCACGCGCCCAGCCCCGAAATCTTTTGCCTCACCCTTTCCAGTTCCTTCGCCGCCTCCGCGTCGTCCTTTCCCTTCTTTTGAAGGAGGGCCGCAGCCTCCCGAAAATACTTGAGCGCCTTGCCGCGATCGCCCTTCTTCAACCAGACGTCTCCCAGGTGTTCGGTGATGGTCGGTTCATTCGGCACCATCCCGTAGGCCCGCTGGATGGCGGAAAGCGCCAGCTCCCACTCCCCGCGGCGGAAATGCACCCAGCCCAGACTGTCGGTGATGAATCCGTCGCCCGGTTTGAGCGCGACGGCCTTTTTCAAGAGCTCCAGGGCCTCGTCCAGGTTCTCGCCCCGGTCGGCGTAGGAGTAGCCCAGGTAGTTCAGGGCGCTGGCGTTCTGCGGGTTGAGCTTCAACACTTCGCGCATCGCGCTCACCATGTCGGGAAAGCGGCCGGCCTTGTCGTAAGCCATCCCCAGGTTGTACCAGAGGGACTCCTTCTCCGGGCTCTTCTTCAGGCCGCGGCGGAGGACGTCGATCGCGGGGCCGTATTCCCCCCGGTCGCGGTGGATCTCCGCCAGGTACTCGTAGAACGGCCCGACGGCGGGCTTCCGCCGGATGGCGTCCTCCATGATCTCCTGGGCGCCCGCGGCGTCGCCCTTGCGGAGCTTCAAGAAGGCCATGTGCAACCGGGCGTCCTTGTAGAAGGTCGAAGCCGGCAGGATTTTTTCGAACTCCGCCCTCGCCTCGTCGTCGTGCTTGAGGTTCTCCTCGATGACGCCCATGTAATAGATGATGCGCTCGTCGCCGGGATATTCGCGGAGCACGTCCCGGAATTTCTCGACGGCGCGATCGTACTGTTTCTGCTCGTAGTAAATGATGGCAGTCTTGAGCTTCAAGTTGGCGTCGCCGGGCGCGAGCGATTCGAGCCGGCCGAAGGTTTCCAGCGCCTTTTTCTCGTCCTTCCTCTCGACGTAAATCTCCGCCAGGGCGGAAAGGGCCTTGACGTTGGACGGGTCGATCTCGATCACACGCTCATAGGCGGCGACGGCTTTCGCCGCGTTCTTGATGAAGTTCTGATAGAGCCATGCCTCGTAAAAGACGGGCAGGACGTTGTCCGCGTCCTGTCTCTGCCAGGACTGGGTGAGGCTCAGGGCCGCGCCCGGTTGTTTGTCGGCCACGTAGGTCTCGATCAGCAGCACGTTGGCCTCCTCCGAGGGAGGCAACACGGGATCCGGGCGGAGGGCCTTCTTGTAGGCGCTGATGGCCTCCGCGCGCCGGTCTTGGGATTGGCAAATCTTGCCGAGCAGGACGTTGGCGTCCCGGTCGTCCGGGTCGAACGCCAGCGACTGCCGGACGTCCTCTTCGGCCTTCTTCAAGTCCCCCAGGGCGGCCTCGAGAAAGGCCTTCTTGTACCAAAGCCGGGGCGAGTCGGGGTCCTTTTCGATGGACTCTTCGACGTAGGCGAGCGCCTTGGCGGGACGGTTCCGCCGGGTCTCCATCTCCGCGAGGAGGTAATAATAGGACGCGTCCCTGCCCTTGGGGGCGGCGGCCTCCTTGCGCGATCCCCTCGGGCCGGTCGACGCGCAGCCCGACACGGCGCCGGTCGCCAAGATCGCCAAGATCGCAAAGACCGCCGCGCGGCGTCGCGCTTTGAGAACGAAATCCCCCACCGCCGCAAAGTAACCATAAAAACGGATGATGACAACGACGGTTTGAGCTAGACAAACGGGGTGACGCTCAGGCGGCTCCGGAACGCGGCCCTCCTTTTCGCCGTCCTCGGCGCGGTGATCTTCCCGCTCTGGCTCTGGCTCGCGTCACCCGATCCGTCGGCCCTGGTCCACGCCGATCCCGAAACGACGGGCTTCATCCGGCAACGATGCCCCCAGGGTGGCCCCGGTTGCTCGCCGCGCTGGACGCCCCTCAAGGACATGTCTCCATTCATCCCCCAGGCCGTCGTGCTGGCCGAGGACATCCGGTTCTTCCGCCACGGAGGGCTGGATCTCCAGAACCTCTGGACCGCCTTGACGATCAACTGGAGGAAAGGAACCGTCGTCTGGGGCGGGAGCACCATCACGCAACAGTTGGCGAAGAACCTTTACCTGGGCCCCGAAAAAACGGCGGCGCGGAAGTTCCGGGAGATCGTCCTGACGCTCAAACTCGAAAGAAGCCTCTCGAAGGACCGGATTCTGGAGATCTACCTGAACGTCGCTCAATGGGGTCCCTCGCTCTTCGGGATCGCGAACGCCTCGGAACGTTATTTCGGCAAGACCCCGGCGGAACTGGGACCGCTGGAGGCGAGCTACCTGGCCTCCATCCTCCCCAACCCCGAACACGCCGAGGAGCCGGCCTGGAGGGATAAATTCAGGGAGGCGGGAGTCCGCCTTTTCGACACGCTCTTCAACGACCATCTCTCTTCGATCCGGGAACCACGCCGGCGGGAAACCTGCCGGGACCGTCTGGCGGCGGCAGACGCTCAGCAGCTGGATTACTTGATCGCCAAGGCTTTTGACCGATTCCCCCGGGCCTTAAGGAAGGACGGCGGGGAGGCGATCCCCTTCGAGACTTTTTCCAAGATTCTCTCGCCCGACGAATGGGCGTTGGCGCAGGGCCTTCTCCGCCCCGAAGACCGCGTGTCCGGCGACAGGGCCCTCCTGGCCCTGGTGGTCATCCGTCAGAACGGCCACTGTGCGGACGCCCCAGAAGAATGAGGCATTCGCGATTTCCCTTGGCCCCCTCGATGGGCGACCAGACGCGGCCGGCGGGCGCGAGGCCCAGGGAGGATGCCTCCTTTTCCACCTTCGCCACGGCCTTTTCGCGCAGCTCCTCCGAGCGGACGACGCCCTTCCCCGCCTCTTGGGGCGAGAGCTCGAACTGGGGTTTGACCAGGGCAACGATCCGGCCGCCGACCTTCAGACTCGCCCTGGCCTTGGGCAAGATCTTGGAGAGCGAGATGAACGAGACGTCAATCACGGCCAGATCGACGGGCTCCGGAATGAGCGAAGGGTCGATGTGGCGGAAATTCGTCCTCTCGAAAAGGACGACGCGCGGATCGCGGCGGATCTTGTCGTGGATCTGCCCGTAACCGACGTCGACGGCGTAGACCCTTTTCGCCCCGCGCTGGAGGAGGCAGTCCGTAAACCCGCCGGTCGAGGCGCCGACGTCGAGGCAAACGAGCCCCGAGGCGTCGATCGCGAATTCCTTCAGGGCGTGATCGAGCTTCAAGCCCCCGCGGCCGACGAAGGGGAGTTTCTGCTTCACCTCGATCGCTTCGTCCTCGGAAAGAAGCTGGCCGGATTTTTCGATGCGTCCCCTGGGGGAAGAGACCTCGCCGGCAAGGATCAGGGCCTGGGCCTCATTGCGTGAACCCGCCAATCCCTTCTTCACCAGAAGCTGATCGGCGCGAATCTTCATTTTTTGATCTTGGACCAGGCCTCGCGGAGCGCCGCGGCCCCCGCCGCGGGTCCCTGCGGGTGGCCAAAGACGCCGCGGCCGCAGATGAAGCCGAAGTCAGCGTGGCCGATCTTGGAAAATACCTTCGGCAACGTCTCGGGGGTATCGCTCCCCCCCGGGATCGGGAGGGCCGGAAGGATCGGTCCCCAGGGCTTGAGGCAGGCCTCGATGTTGGCCAGGACCTCCCCGTCCGCGCATCCCATCCTCTCGCCGAAACCCGCGAGGCCGATGATGTCGGCCCCTGCGATCCTTTGAAGCTTGGCCGCAACGAGCGAGCTGACGCCGAAGTTCGGTACCCGCGAAAAGACAGCGGTGCCGGTGAAATGGCTCATGACCGGGACCCTGGCGATCCGCCGTAGGGCCCGCAGGGCGCTGACGCCGGTCATGATCGCGTTGATCATCACCGCGTTGGCCCCGCTTTCGACCGCCTCGTCATGGAGGCGCCAGATGGAATCGACCTCGTCGGTGATGTTGGCGATGTAGATCTTCTTTTCCCCCGTCTCCTTCTCGGCCCGGACCCTCGCCTCGGAGGTCCGGCGCACCCGTTCGGACAGAGGCGACCAGTCCGCGTCCGCGAGCATCTCGTCGTCCTTGGCGATGTCGAGCCCGCCCTTCCAACCCTGATAGGCGATTTCGGCGAATCCGGAGGGCTTGAGCCCGATGTTGGGCTTGACCACGCCGACGAAAAAAGGCCGGCCGGACGCGCCGGACATCCGGCGGAGTCCCGGAAGACCGAACTGCGGGCCTTCAAATTGCTTCAGGAACGACTCCGGGAATTCGAAGTCCGTCCATTTGATGAAGTGAATCCCGGGGCAGTAAAAAGGCCCCTCCCCCGCGGCCGCGGAGAGGAAATTGGGGATGCGGGGACCAAAATTGCGGTGGGGGTGGGCGATGGTGACCTCGTAGGATTTCGCCGTAGCGGCGTCAGGCCTGACGCCCCCACATTCGGTCAACGAGACCACCTTCGCCCCGTGCAACGCCCGAAAATCCTCGTCCCTCCCCGGCCTCGCCCATTGGGCCGTGCTTTGCTCGCAGCACAGGCTGGCGGCGGCGAGCCTGGGGTCGACGCCGGTTTCGAAGACGTATTTGAGAAGGACGTAGTCCTCGAGTTTCAGATCGCGGCGCTCGGCGAAGAATCCGGGGATGTCGCTCTCGGAGATCATGCGGAAAAGACCGTGAGGTGGATTTTGCGCGTGGGCCGGGGCCCGTCGAGCTCGACGGCGAAAACGGACTGCCACGTGCCGAGCTGGAGCTCGCCGCCGGCGATCACGAGCGTCAACTCGCTGGGAATCACGAGCGACAGCAAATGGCTGTGCGCGTTCGGCCGGCCGTCGACCGCGTGCCGGTTGTGCTCGTAGTCGGCCTGGGCGGGGACGAGTTTTTCCAGGAATCGGATCATGTCCCTCTCCAAAAACTCGCACTTTTCGTTGATCACGACGCCCATCGTCGTGTGCCGGCTGGCCGCGATCAAGAGCCCGTCCCGGACGCCACTTTCGGCGGTGAATCGGCGGACCGCCTCCGTCAGATCATGGATCTGCAGGGGGCGTTCGCTTTTGAGGGTGATGGCGGTTTGCTTCAGGGGCATCACGACTTCCGGTTGACGATGAAACGGGCCAACTCGCGCAAGGGGTCGGCCCGCTGATCGAATCCCTTCAAGGCATCGACGGCCTTCTGCATGGCCTCTTGGGCGAGACGCTTGGATTCGGGGAGTCCCAACATCGACGGATACGTCGACTTCTCCTTCCGGGCGTCGCCGCCGGTCGCCTTGCCCATCTCCTCGGCCCCGCCCTCGACGTCCAGGATGTCGTCCGCGATCTGAAAGGCGAGACCGACGTTTTCACCGTAGGCCCGCATGGCGGCCAGCTTCGCGGCGTCTGCTCCGGCCAGCTTGGCCCCGGACGTGACCGACACCAAAATCAGGCAACCGGTCTTGTGACGGTGCACCGTCTCAAGCTCCTGGCGGCTGATCTTCTTCTTCTCGGACTCAAGGTCCAGGACCTGGCCGCCCGCCATGCCCCGCGCCCCGGAGGCCTCGGCGATGTCCCCCGAGATCTCCAGGAGCACCGCGGGATCGGCACCCCCGGCGGACGCCCGGGCGATCATCAGAAAGGCTTCGGTCAGCAGCGAATCGCCGGCCAGGATCGCCATGGCCTCGCCGAAGACCTTGTGGTTGGTCGGCCTCCCGCGGCGCAGGTCGTCGTTGTCCATCGCCGGCAAGTCGTCGTGGATGAGCGAGTAGGTGTGAATGAGTTCCAACGCGGAGGCGACCGCAAGGGCCGCGGGATCGTCGGCCGGCCCTCCGCAGGCCTCGTGGGCGGCCAGGCAGAGAACGGGACGGACGCGTTTTCCTCCGGCGAGAAGGCTGTACCTCATGGCCTCGTAAACGTGCCCGAACTTGGGCTGATCGTCCGCCGAGAGCCTAAAATGCGCGTCCATAAAGGCATCGGTCTTCTTCCGCTTCTCATCCATGTAGGCCTTCAAGGCGATCACTCTTCCACCTCGAAATCCTTGGTCTTCCCGTCCTTCGTGAGGATTTCGACCTTCTTTTGGGCCTCGTTCAAACGCCTTTCGCACGACTTGACGAGCGCCATGCCCTCTTCAAAGACCTTGAGCGAATCCTCCAAGGGCAGATCGCCGTCCTCAAGCTTCTGGACCAGGTCCTCGAGCCTCTGGAGGGACGCCTCGAACTTTTCAGGTTTTGCCGTTGCCACGAGGCCGGGACGCTACTGCAGACAGATCGCCCTCGTAAAGGCGGATTTTGAGGCGGTCGCCGTCCCGGACCTCCCCGGCGCGGCGCAGCGGATGCGAGCCCCCCTCGGGTGTCACCACCGCGTACCCGCGCTCCAAGATCGCCAGGGGATTGAGCGAGGCCAGGTGCTTCTGAACGCCCTTGAGCCCCTCCCGCGCCATCTCAATCCGGTGCTCCACGAGGCCCGTCAGGCGCTCCCGCGAATGGTCGAGCCGCAGGAGAAGCTCGGCGAGCCGCCGGCCGGGGTCGCGGAAGAAGGCCTCCCATCTCTTGAGATGCAGCCTCAAGTTTTCGATCGTCTGGTCGATCGACTGCCTGAGGCGCCGGCCTTTCGCTTCCAGCCCCTCCAAGAGGTCTTCCTTGACGGGCACCGCGAGTTCCGCCGCCGCGGAGGGCGTCGGGGCGCGCATGTCCGCCGTGAAATCGGCGATGGTGAAGTCCGTCTCGTGGCCGACGGCGGAGATGACGGGAATGGGACACTCCGCGATCGCCCTCGCGACGGCCTCCTCATTAAACGCCCACAAATCCTCCATGGACCCGCCCCCGCGGGCGACGATCAGGACGTCCACGTCCCCTCGCGCCCCCATCCGGCGGACGGCCGCGGCGATTTCGGACGCCGCCCCGTCTCCTTGAACGGAAACCGGGTCGAGAAGGATCCGGACGTTGGGACACCGGCGCGTCAGGACGTGGATCATGTCGCGGATGACCGCTCCCGTGGGCGACGTGACGATGCCGATCCTCGAAGGCAGAAACGGGATCGGCCTCTTGCGGGCCTCGTCGAAGAGGCCTTCGTCTTCGAGCTTCTTCTTCAACTGTTCGAAGGCGAGCTGAAGGGCACCCGCGCCCTTCGGCTCCAGGTGGTCGAGAATGACTTGATACTCGCCGCGAGGCTCATAGACGCTGACCCGGCCGAAGGCGAGCACGTGCAGGCCGTTTTCGGGGCGGAACTTGAGTTTCAGGTTCGACCCGCGGAACATCACGGCGCGGATCTGCGATTGCTCGTCTTTCAGGCTGAAATAGAAGTGCCCGGAGGAGGCGGGCTTGAAATTGGAGATCTCCCCCTCGATCCAGACGTCGGAGAATTGATCCTCGAGGAGGGCCTTGATGCCCCGCGTGATCTCGGAAACGGAATAGACTTGCATGACTCGACTTTAAGCGACGAGACGGAGACGGCGCTTGGGCGGCCGCTCCTTCTCCAGAACGCCCATGATCATGGCGTCGTCGGAGGTCGACTTCGTCATCTGGGAGAAGTCCTGGTCCACAACGTCCCTCGTCATCTGGATGCCGTAACTCGCCATGATCCTCGAGACCTCGTCAAAGCGCCCCTCGATCGTGTTCTTGACGGAGGCGAATCCGTGCCGCGCCGCGCGGGCGCGGTTCCAGAAGGAAAACGGGTTCATCTCGAAAAAGGTCGAGTCGTCTTCCTTGGGCTCGATCAGGATGATGTCGCCCTTGAAGCTGCGATCCAGGATCATTTGATCGATGAAATACCGGATGCGCGTGTGGAAGATCGTCCGGAAGACCTGGTTGAAGATCATGAGAAGCCCGCTGTCCGAGATCCGCCGGTTCTTGGTCACGTACTTGTCCTCCTCGCGAAGGTATTCGAAGACCAGCCGGTTCGAGTACGGGCGGAAAGGGTTGTAGCAGACGACGAGATCGGCGCCCTTGCGGATGGCCAAGTCCATATTGGTCGTCCGTTTGACCGCCCCGTCGATGTAGTCGACTCCCTTGATGCGCGCGGGCTTGTAAAGCATGGGCAGGGCCGAGGAGGCTTGAACCGCCTGTGAGATCGTCACGTCGTTCATCTCGTCCGGCCCCATGATGACGCGATCCGCGGTATCCAGATCCGTCGTGATAATGTAGAGAGACTTGCCCCGCACGCGCTTCAAGACCTTGAAATTATTCGTCAGATGGTTCCGCTCGAAATTCTTGCGGACGTACTTCTCGAGGCTGTTGCCGTTGAAAAGGCCGGTCGGAAAGGCCTCCGTGATGGAAGGCATGGCGCGCTTGGAATAGATGATCTTGGCCATGGGGCTCACGAAGTGCTCGAAGTTGGAGTAGTTCGGCTCCGAGCAGAAACGCAGAAAACCTTCCTTGAGCGGCTGCCAGAGCCGCGGCAGGGCCGCGATCGAATCGTACAAGATGCCGGGGATGTAGGTCGCCCGACGGTAGAGGTACGAGAGGGGCCGCTCCAGGAATTCGAAAAAATTCGGCCAATACACGTGGAAGGGCGAGAGCTGTTCGAAGTGTTCGGACGTCCCGTCGAGGATCTTAAGGATCTCCTCGGGGCTGACGCCGGAGGCGAGATGGGCGTTGATGAAGGCGCCGGCCGAGACGCCGACGTAGGTGTCAAAGTCCGTCACCTTGCGGTTGACGAGGAAGTCGTTCAGGGCCTTGAGACCGCCGACCTTGAAGGTGCCGCCGGTGATGGCGCCGCCCGCGAGCACGAGGGCGACCTTCGCGTGGGGCTTCTTGCGGGTCAGATCGCTCTTTTGGATGATCGTAATGCCCAAGAAACACCTCCCGCGTTATGTCCCAAAGCGAAACACACGATGACGCACCATGTAAAGGGGAAAAGCTCAGCTATTTTTTGAGAAGGTCCGGCCGTTTTTTCCGAGTGCGCTCAAGGGCCATCTCGCGTCTCCATGCCTCGATCTTGGCGTGATCGCCGGACAGGAGGACCTCCGGGACCTTGTGACCCCGGAATTCAGGAGGACGCGTGTATTGGGGATATTCCAACAACGACGCGGAAAACGATTCGTTCTTGAGGGATCCTTCCTCCCCCAGGACTCCGGGGATCAGCCGGGACACGGCATCCACGAAGACCATCGCCGCGAACTCGCCGCCGGTCAGAATGTA
Above is a genomic segment from bacterium containing:
- a CDS encoding patatin-like phospholipase family protein, with product MGITIIQKSDLTRKKPHAKVALVLAGGAITGGTFKVGGLKALNDFLVNRKVTDFDTYVGVSAGAFINAHLASGVSPEEILKILDGTSEHFEQLSPFHVYWPNFFEFLERPLSYLYRRATYIPGILYDSIAALPRLWQPLKEGFLRFCSEPNYSNFEHFVSPMAKIIYSKRAMPSITEAFPTGLFNGNSLEKYVRKNFERNHLTNNFKVLKRVRGKSLYIITTDLDTADRVIMGPDEMNDVTISQAVQASSALPMLYKPARIKGVDYIDGAVKRTTNMDLAIRKGADLVVCYNPFRPYSNRLVFEYLREEDKYVTKNRRISDSGLLMIFNQVFRTIFHTRIRYFIDQMILDRSFKGDIILIEPKEDDSTFFEMNPFSFWNRARAARHGFASVKNTIEGRFDEVSRIMASYGIQMTRDVVDQDFSQMTKSTSDDAMIMGVLEKERPPKRRLRLVA
- the xseA gene encoding exodeoxyribonuclease VII large subunit, coding for MQVYSVSEITRGIKALLEDQFSDVWIEGEISNFKPASSGHFYFSLKDEQSQIRAVMFRGSNLKLKFRPENGLHVLAFGRVSVYEPRGEYQVILDHLEPKGAGALQLAFEQLKKKLEDEGLFDEARKRPIPFLPSRIGIVTSPTGAVIRDMIHVLTRRCPNVRILLDPVSVQGDGAASEIAAAVRRMGARGDVDVLIVARGGGSMEDLWAFNEEAVARAIAECPIPVISAVGHETDFTIADFTADMRAPTPSAAAELAVPVKEDLLEGLEAKGRRLRQSIDQTIENLRLHLKRWEAFFRDPGRRLAELLLRLDHSRERLTGLVEHRIEMAREGLKGVQKHLASLNPLAILERGYAVVTPEGGSHPLRRAGEVRDGDRLKIRLYEGDLSAVASRPRGNGKT